One Yoonia sp. BS5-3 genomic window carries:
- a CDS encoding phage portal protein produces MFDFLTRTKPETAAVEVKASATGRVMAMSGAGRVAWSPRDAASLTRNGFTGNPIGFRAVKLIAEAAAALPLVVQDVDRRYDTHPVQELLSRPNGGQGRAELLEALFGQVLLTGNGYLEAVFDEALPVELHVLRSDRMSVVPGADGWPVAYEYNVSGRKHRFAVSDAVSPICHIKSFHPQDDHYGFSALQAAASAIDVHNAASRWSKALLDNAARPSGAIVYRGADGQGALSADQYDRLLGEMETQHQGARNAGRPMLLEGGLDWKPMGFSPSDMEFQKTKEAAAREIAIAFGIPPMLLGIPGDATYANYQEANRAFYRLTVLPLATRVVSAIADWLSDFTGERIAMRPDLDQIPALSAERDAQWRRVAEAAFLTDAEKRSLLGLPALEVGDG; encoded by the coding sequence ATGTTTGATTTTTTAACCCGTACGAAGCCTGAAACGGCGGCCGTTGAAGTGAAGGCTTCGGCGACTGGGCGTGTCATGGCGATGTCCGGTGCCGGTCGTGTGGCCTGGTCCCCCCGGGATGCAGCGTCGCTGACCCGAAATGGTTTCACAGGTAATCCGATTGGTTTTCGCGCTGTGAAGCTGATTGCCGAAGCAGCTGCGGCTTTGCCTCTTGTCGTGCAAGATGTCGATCGTCGCTACGACACCCATCCTGTGCAAGAGCTGCTGTCCCGCCCAAATGGGGGGCAGGGCCGGGCCGAGTTGTTGGAGGCTCTTTTTGGTCAGGTATTGCTGACCGGAAACGGGTATTTGGAGGCCGTTTTTGACGAGGCTCTGCCTGTTGAGTTGCATGTTTTGCGCTCTGACCGCATGTCTGTCGTGCCAGGCGCCGATGGTTGGCCTGTTGCCTATGAATATAATGTCAGCGGCCGGAAGCACCGATTTGCTGTTTCAGACGCTGTTAGTCCGATTTGCCATATCAAGAGCTTTCATCCCCAGGATGATCATTATGGCTTCTCTGCATTGCAAGCGGCTGCTTCCGCTATTGACGTGCATAACGCGGCATCCAGATGGTCCAAGGCCTTGCTGGATAATGCAGCGCGCCCGTCTGGCGCGATTGTTTACCGCGGCGCCGATGGTCAGGGCGCGTTGAGTGCCGATCAGTATGATCGCCTGCTTGGTGAGATGGAGACCCAGCACCAAGGTGCCCGGAATGCGGGCCGCCCAATGTTGCTTGAAGGTGGTCTTGATTGGAAACCTATGGGTTTCTCACCCTCCGATATGGAGTTTCAAAAGACCAAGGAAGCCGCTGCCCGAGAGATCGCTATAGCCTTTGGTATTCCGCCTATGTTGTTGGGGATTCCAGGTGATGCCACCTATGCCAATTACCAAGAGGCAAATCGGGCATTTTATCGCCTGACGGTCTTGCCCCTGGCGACCCGCGTTGTCAGCGCGATTGCCGATTGGTTGTCCGATTTCACGGGTGAACGGATCGCGATGCGCCCTGATCTTGATCAGATCCCGGCACTTTCGGCAGAGCGTGACGCGCAATGGCGCCGCGTTGCAGAGGCTGCTTTTCTGACTGATGCAGAAAAGCGTTCCTTGCTTGGCCTACCTGCATTGGAGGTCGGCGATGGATAA
- a CDS encoding HK97 family phage prohead protease: protein MNLEHKFCALGTDVTVTDGTTISGYASLFGKADQGGDTVQRGAYRSSLAKGRSIKMLWQHDPAQPIGVWDEVREDDRGLWVKGRLLTDVAKGREAASLIGAGAIDGLSIGYRTVKAQKDDKGGRLLSELELWEVSLVTFPMLPDARVAAKGDDPADAALRDLAAAFEGARCLMARD from the coding sequence ATGAATTTGGAACATAAGTTTTGTGCGCTGGGCACGGATGTGACTGTCACTGACGGCACAACGATCAGCGGTTACGCTTCGCTATTTGGTAAGGCTGATCAGGGCGGTGATACGGTTCAACGCGGCGCTTATCGGTCATCTTTGGCCAAAGGCCGTTCGATCAAGATGCTTTGGCAGCATGATCCGGCGCAGCCCATCGGTGTATGGGACGAAGTGCGCGAAGATGATCGCGGCTTGTGGGTCAAGGGCCGGTTGCTGACCGATGTTGCGAAAGGCAGAGAGGCCGCGTCATTGATTGGCGCTGGTGCGATTGACGGTCTGTCGATCGGCTATCGCACCGTAAAGGCCCAGAAGGATGACAAGGGCGGTCGCCTTTTGTCTGAACTGGAGCTTTGGGAAGTGTCCCTTGTGACCTTTCCGATGCTTCCTGATGCGCGTGTCGCTGCCAAGGGGGATGACCCAGCGGATGCTGCACTGCGTGACTTGGCGGCTGCATTTGAGGGTGCGCGCTGCTTGATGGCTCGGGACTGA
- a CDS encoding phage major capsid protein, with the protein MTTTESSSRAGEDVSPAQALNTAIAGFMSDFKDFSQGVTAKLQKQDDRMNKLDRKTMISARPALAAAASEDAPHQKAFAAYLRSGDDDALRGLEMEGKALGTAVAADGGYLVDPQTADAIQGTLSSTASIRSIANVVNVDATSYDVLVDHSELGAGWATESAAVVETDTPQIERISIPLHELSALPKASQRLLDDSAFDIEGWLANRIADKFARSEANAFVSGDGADKPTGILTYPTVDNDSWAWGSLGYVASGAAGSITRADAIVDLVYALGAEYRANGTFVMNSKTAGTVRKLKDNDGRFVWVDGLAVGEPARLMGYRVLIAEDMPDIDDDAMAIAFGDFSAGYTVAERPDLRVLRDPFSAKPHVLFYATKRVGGAVSDFAAIKLLKFAVS; encoded by the coding sequence ATGACGACAACTGAGAGCTCCTCTCGGGCCGGGGAAGATGTGTCTCCTGCCCAGGCTTTGAACACGGCGATCGCCGGTTTCATGAGCGATTTCAAAGACTTTTCCCAAGGCGTGACTGCCAAACTTCAAAAACAGGATGACCGGATGAATAAGCTGGACCGAAAGACCATGATCTCTGCCCGCCCCGCATTGGCGGCGGCTGCTTCAGAAGATGCGCCCCATCAAAAGGCTTTTGCTGCCTATTTGCGCTCGGGCGATGATGACGCGCTGCGCGGCCTCGAGATGGAGGGCAAAGCCCTTGGCACAGCCGTTGCTGCCGATGGTGGCTATCTGGTTGACCCGCAGACGGCGGACGCTATTCAGGGCACGTTGTCTTCGACTGCATCTATTCGTTCGATTGCCAATGTCGTGAATGTTGATGCGACATCATACGACGTTCTGGTCGATCATTCTGAGCTGGGTGCTGGATGGGCGACTGAAAGCGCTGCTGTCGTCGAGACAGACACCCCGCAGATTGAGCGAATCTCAATTCCGCTGCATGAATTGTCGGCTTTGCCGAAAGCATCCCAACGTCTTCTTGATGACAGTGCATTTGATATTGAAGGCTGGCTGGCCAACCGGATTGCTGACAAATTTGCCCGTTCTGAAGCGAATGCATTCGTGTCTGGTGATGGCGCAGACAAGCCAACCGGCATTCTGACCTACCCGACAGTTGATAATGACAGCTGGGCCTGGGGTAGCTTGGGCTATGTTGCATCTGGTGCTGCTGGCAGCATCACCCGTGCCGACGCGATCGTTGATCTGGTTTATGCGCTTGGCGCCGAATATCGCGCGAACGGCACATTCGTCATGAACTCAAAAACTGCGGGCACCGTCCGTAAGCTGAAGGACAATGACGGTCGCTTTGTTTGGGTTGACGGTCTGGCTGTGGGCGAGCCCGCCCGCCTGATGGGCTACCGCGTTTTGATCGCTGAAGATATGCCGGACATCGATGATGATGCCATGGCCATCGCGTTTGGTGACTTTTCTGCCGGGTACACCGTTGCAGAACGTCCTGACCTGCGCGTCCTGCGCGACCCATTCTCAGCCAAGCCGCATGTTCTGTTTTATGCAACCAAGCGTGTTGGCGGTGCTGTGAGCGATTTTGCGGCGATCAAATTGCTGAAATTCGCGGTCAGCTGA
- a CDS encoding head-tail connector protein: MMLIEETTVPSAALPVAQMKDHMRLGSGFSDDGLQDPVLETYLRAALAAIEARTGKILVEREFSWTLTAWRDCRRQPLPVAPVNAVTSVTLIAMNGEETIADDAAWSLQPDNQRPCLRATGASLPACPAGGSIRIGFLAGFGPDWGDLPADLAQAVMMLAAYYYEYRHDTAQARGLLPFGVSSLIERYRTVRMFMGGQR, translated from the coding sequence ATGATGTTAATCGAAGAGACCACAGTGCCGAGTGCTGCACTTCCGGTCGCACAAATGAAAGACCATATGCGCCTTGGTTCGGGTTTCTCCGACGATGGATTGCAAGATCCTGTGCTGGAAACATATCTTCGCGCCGCCCTCGCGGCGATCGAAGCCCGCACCGGCAAAATACTGGTCGAACGCGAATTTAGCTGGACATTGACTGCCTGGCGGGATTGCCGGCGTCAGCCGTTGCCCGTTGCCCCGGTGAATGCTGTAACCAGCGTCACGCTGATCGCCATGAATGGCGAAGAGACAATCGCCGATGATGCAGCATGGTCTTTGCAGCCTGACAACCAGCGCCCCTGTCTGCGCGCAACTGGCGCCAGTCTGCCGGCCTGTCCGGCTGGCGGTTCAATCCGGATCGGCTTTCTTGCGGGTTTTGGGCCGGATTGGGGCGATTTACCTGCCGATCTGGCCCAGGCCGTCATGATGTTGGCCGCCTATTATTACGAATACCGGCACGACACTGCACAAGCGCGCGGCTTGTTACCTTTTGGCGTTTCGTCCTTGATTGAGCGCTACCGGACCGTGCGCATGTTCATGGGAGGCCAGAGATGA
- a CDS encoding head-tail adaptor protein gives MRMPDLSRPLVLEQPVQVADGAGGYTRDWQELGVLWAEVTSGAGREAAAFAVTVSRVPYRIVVRASKPGAPSRPVPGQRFRDGTRVFNINAVADRGTDGRYLICRTEEEVAS, from the coding sequence ATGAGAATGCCCGATCTGTCGCGCCCGCTGGTCCTGGAGCAGCCCGTCCAGGTTGCCGATGGCGCGGGCGGCTACACACGCGATTGGCAAGAGCTTGGCGTTCTATGGGCTGAGGTCACGTCCGGAGCGGGCAGGGAGGCTGCCGCCTTTGCTGTCACTGTTTCACGCGTGCCTTATCGCATTGTTGTTCGCGCATCCAAACCCGGCGCGCCGTCCCGTCCTGTGCCTGGCCAACGATTTCGGGATGGTACTCGCGTTTTCAATATCAATGCTGTCGCCGACAGAGGCACGGATGGGCGGTATCTGATCTGCCGTACGGAAGAGGAGGTGGCGTCATGA
- a CDS encoding DUF3168 domain-containing protein yields MSYGVAAALQTAIFQELTNHAGLTALLGGAVYDALPPGALPPLYAILGSEDVKDASDKTGGGALHEFTVTVVTESAGFASAKVAAAAISDVLTASDLALSRGTLVALNFYKAKAARIGTGDKRQIDLIFRARVSDET; encoded by the coding sequence ATGAGTTATGGTGTCGCGGCCGCCTTGCAGACTGCAATTTTCCAGGAGCTGACAAATCATGCAGGGCTTACGGCGCTGCTGGGTGGTGCCGTTTATGATGCGCTTCCGCCCGGCGCATTGCCGCCTCTCTACGCGATACTTGGCTCGGAAGATGTCAAGGATGCATCCGACAAGACTGGGGGCGGCGCGCTTCACGAGTTCACAGTGACAGTTGTGACCGAAAGCGCAGGCTTTGCGTCGGCTAAAGTTGCAGCAGCAGCGATCAGTGATGTGCTGACCGCAAGCGATCTGGCTTTGTCACGTGGCACGCTTGTCGCCTTGAACTTTTACAAGGCCAAAGCAGCCCGTATCGGCACCGGCGACAAGCGCCAGATTGACCTTATTTTTCGTGCGCGCGTGTCTGACGAAACCTAG
- a CDS encoding phage major tail protein, TP901-1 family gives MVAQNGKDLLIKIDMTGGGLFETVAGLRATRISFNAESVEVTSLESSGGWRELLSGAGVKTASLSGSGVFKDEATDERARQIFFDGETPNFQVIIPDFGTVEGAFQITSIEYSGSYNGEATYELSLASAGALSFTALI, from the coding sequence ATGGTGGCTCAGAACGGTAAAGACCTGTTGATCAAGATCGATATGACGGGCGGTGGTTTGTTTGAGACGGTTGCTGGATTGCGTGCAACACGTATCAGTTTCAATGCTGAAAGCGTTGAAGTGACGAGCCTTGAAAGCTCTGGTGGGTGGCGCGAATTGCTATCAGGTGCAGGTGTGAAAACCGCATCCTTGTCTGGATCCGGCGTTTTCAAGGATGAGGCCACTGACGAACGTGCACGGCAGATATTCTTTGATGGTGAAACGCCGAACTTTCAGGTGATCATTCCTGACTTTGGCACCGTGGAAGGTGCGTTTCAGATCACCTCAATCGAATATTCGGGATCTTACAATGGCGAGGCGACCTATGAGCTGTCGCTCGCATCGGCCGGTGCGCTGAGCTTTACGGCACTGATCTGA
- a CDS encoding gene transfer agent family protein produces the protein MANPWSGEVSICIDGKAHNCKLTLGALAELESALGEGSLVALARRFENGDFSGADVLAVIVAGLRGGGWTGQTADLLTCEIENGPVGAAKVAALLLTRAFTAPG, from the coding sequence ATGGCGAATCCGTGGTCTGGAGAAGTGTCGATTTGCATCGATGGGAAAGCCCATAACTGCAAATTGACGCTGGGTGCCTTGGCGGAGCTGGAAAGTGCGCTTGGCGAAGGGTCTTTGGTGGCCTTAGCCCGCCGTTTTGAAAATGGCGATTTTTCGGGAGCCGACGTTTTGGCCGTCATCGTTGCAGGCCTTCGTGGCGGCGGATGGACCGGCCAGACTGCGGATTTGCTGACCTGTGAGATTGAAAATGGTCCTGTCGGGGCTGCGAAGGTTGCGGCGTTGCTGTTGACCCGCGCATTTACGGCGCCTGGATGA
- a CDS encoding rcc01693 family protein has translation MTRLDWPGLMYAGLAILRLRPAEFWALTPAELQMMLGLTSKESPMDRSRLDALARAFPDKIED, from the coding sequence ATGACCCGGCTTGACTGGCCCGGCCTGATGTATGCGGGGTTAGCTATCCTGCGGCTTCGGCCTGCTGAATTTTGGGCGCTTACACCTGCGGAACTGCAAATGATGCTGGGCTTGACCAGCAAGGAAAGCCCGATGGATCGGAGCCGGCTTGATGCTTTGGCAAGAGCTTTTCCGGACAAGATAGAGGACTAG
- a CDS encoding phage tail tape measure protein, with protein sequence MDEIEQIDALEGDVSSLENTLSDAAEMTAAFDRQLRDVQGALGETTRDLGNLERGFSNGLRRAFDGVLLDGMKLSDALGGLAQSMINTAYSAAMQPVTNHLGSLLSDGLNAAVSSVMPFADGAPFSQGRVMPFAKGGIVSSPTSFPMRGATGLMGEAGPEAIMPLARGADGRLGVRTQGSSAVSVTMNISTPDALGFQRSQGQIATQMARALGRSQRNR encoded by the coding sequence ATGGACGAGATTGAACAAATTGATGCGCTTGAGGGCGATGTCAGTTCGCTCGAAAACACGTTGAGCGATGCGGCAGAAATGACCGCCGCCTTTGATCGCCAATTGCGTGACGTTCAGGGCGCGCTGGGTGAGACAACCCGTGATTTGGGCAACCTTGAGCGTGGTTTTTCTAACGGTCTGAGACGCGCCTTTGACGGTGTCCTGCTTGATGGAATGAAGCTGTCGGATGCGCTGGGCGGCCTGGCGCAGTCCATGATCAACACAGCCTATTCTGCTGCGATGCAGCCCGTGACCAACCATTTGGGATCGCTGTTATCGGATGGTCTGAATGCGGCGGTATCGAGTGTGATGCCCTTCGCCGATGGCGCCCCGTTTTCGCAGGGTCGTGTGATGCCTTTTGCCAAGGGCGGCATTGTGAGTAGCCCGACATCTTTTCCGATGCGTGGCGCAACCGGTTTGATGGGCGAAGCTGGACCGGAGGCGATCATGCCCCTGGCCCGCGGTGCGGATGGTCGGTTGGGTGTCCGCACCCAAGGGTCGTCGGCTGTGTCGGTCACTATGAATATCAGCACCCCGGATGCGCTGGGTTTCCAGCGCAGTCAGGGACAAATTGCGACGCAGATGGCCCGGGCGTTGGGCCGTAGCCAACGTAATCGTTAG
- a CDS encoding DUF2460 domain-containing protein has product MSFHEVRFPASLSFGSVGGPERRTDIVTLANGFEERNTPWAHARRRYDGGMGLRSLDDLETLIAFFEARQGQLIGFRWKDWSDYKSCAPSQEVSSSDQLIATGDEVTDTFSLTKTYRSGEFSYARPITKPVAGSVRVAVGGDPLQDGPDFTVDETTGALIFQRAPGVGAEIRAGFEFDVPVRFDTDAILTSVSSFQAGEAPNIPIVEVRV; this is encoded by the coding sequence ATGTCATTTCACGAAGTGCGTTTCCCCGCATCATTAAGCTTTGGGTCGGTTGGCGGGCCAGAACGCCGTACAGATATCGTCACTTTGGCGAACGGGTTTGAAGAGCGCAATACACCATGGGCGCATGCCCGCCGTCGCTATGACGGTGGTATGGGCCTGAGATCATTGGATGATCTTGAGACGCTGATTGCCTTTTTCGAGGCGCGGCAAGGACAATTGATCGGTTTTCGCTGGAAAGACTGGAGTGACTACAAATCATGCGCCCCGTCGCAAGAGGTGTCTTCTTCTGATCAGCTGATCGCGACGGGGGACGAGGTTACCGATACGTTCTCGTTAACCAAAACCTATCGTTCGGGTGAATTCAGTTATGCCAGACCGATTACTAAACCCGTCGCGGGGTCGGTACGCGTGGCGGTCGGCGGTGACCCACTTCAAGATGGGCCTGATTTCACCGTTGACGAAACCACTGGTGCACTGATCTTTCAACGCGCTCCTGGAGTTGGTGCGGAAATACGTGCCGGTTTTGAGTTCGATGTTCCGGTGCGCTTTGACACGGATGCGATCCTAACCTCGGTCTCAAGTTTTCAGGCGGGTGAGGCGCCGAATATTCCGATCGTTGAGGTTCGGGTATGA
- a CDS encoding DUF2163 domain-containing protein, with product MSALDLHEHLATGATHMCHCWRLQRQDGVTLGFTDHDQPIGFDGVIFQPDTGMTARALSSTTGLSVDNSEAAGVLSAAAITEADIEAGRYDEAAVSTWLVQWDQPENRQLLFSGTIGEITRVAGAFQAELRGLADPMNQATGRTYLTTCGATLGDGSCTANLLDPRYSTIIAVQSVEANQFFSFDDLSDFAVQWFDGGSLEVISGAATGLSGLIRQDTEHGSSRHIRLWEPIRAAIVPGDEVRLVTGCDKRAETCKEKFANLINFQGFPHIPGDDWLVSVPRSDQSNTGGSRNG from the coding sequence ATGAGCGCGTTGGATCTACATGAGCACTTGGCAACCGGGGCGACCCATATGTGCCATTGCTGGCGCCTGCAGCGCCAAGACGGCGTGACGCTTGGCTTTACAGATCACGATCAACCGATTGGTTTTGACGGTGTGATCTTCCAGCCTGATACCGGGATGACGGCGCGGGCATTGTCCAGCACGACGGGGCTGTCTGTCGACAATAGCGAAGCGGCTGGCGTCCTGTCCGCGGCGGCGATTACAGAGGCCGATATTGAGGCGGGGCGCTATGATGAAGCGGCCGTGTCGACTTGGTTGGTTCAATGGGATCAGCCCGAAAATCGTCAATTGCTGTTTTCCGGAACAATCGGTGAGATTACGCGTGTTGCTGGCGCCTTTCAGGCAGAATTGCGGGGTCTTGCTGACCCAATGAACCAGGCCACTGGGCGGACATATCTGACAACCTGTGGTGCCACTTTGGGCGACGGATCTTGCACCGCGAACCTGCTTGATCCGCGTTATTCGACAATAATCGCCGTTCAATCTGTAGAGGCAAATCAGTTTTTCAGTTTTGATGATCTGAGTGATTTTGCCGTCCAGTGGTTCGATGGCGGATCATTAGAAGTGATATCTGGCGCTGCGACTGGGCTGTCAGGCCTGATTCGACAGGACACTGAGCATGGATCGTCGCGGCATATCCGTCTTTGGGAACCGATACGCGCTGCAATCGTCCCCGGAGATGAGGTCCGCTTGGTGACTGGTTGCGACAAACGCGCTGAGACTTGCAAAGAGAAATTTGCGAATTTGATCAACTTCCAGGGCTTTCCGCATATCCCGGGTGATGATTGGCTTGTCAGCGTGCCGCGCTCTGATCAGTCCAATACTGGTGGAAGTCGTAACGGATGA
- a CDS encoding NlpC/P60 family protein, translated as MNQDIVNSARSWIGTPYLHQASVKGVGCDCLGLLRGVWREVIGPEPELVPAYTPDWAEPQADELLHAAAQRHMQETTDELRPGQILLFRMRSGAVAKHIGIISQAASDARFIHAYTGHGVIESPLSAPWHRRIAARFQISQG; from the coding sequence ATGAACCAAGACATCGTAAATTCTGCACGCTCGTGGATTGGAACGCCCTATCTTCATCAAGCGTCGGTCAAAGGGGTCGGTTGCGACTGTTTAGGCTTGTTACGTGGTGTTTGGCGTGAAGTCATTGGCCCAGAACCTGAACTGGTTCCTGCCTACACGCCAGATTGGGCCGAGCCGCAAGCTGATGAATTATTGCACGCTGCCGCCCAACGCCACATGCAAGAGACCACAGACGAACTGCGCCCGGGCCAAATACTGCTGTTTCGGATGCGCAGCGGCGCTGTTGCCAAGCATATCGGGATAATATCGCAAGCGGCCTCGGACGCCCGTTTTATCCATGCCTACACAGGGCATGGCGTGATCGAGAGCCCGCTTTCCGCGCCTTGGCACAGACGCATTGCGGCTCGTTTTCAAATTTCACAAGGATAA